One stretch of Cohnella algarum DNA includes these proteins:
- a CDS encoding diguanylate cyclase: MGWLRGMVPHTVSRKLFLTFFIAMSVLVSVFGAVSYRIAESKIVNKVKENALQAAEQTIKRFDLRFAAYEQMNFRPTDDQEMQLDLVVSSRRSAEALPYDSLQASTRLKNALYAMRMTDPFILSYTLYPYDLKTTDDWYEAIVEGNGANVWLETKERGFISPQYVNVFGVGRVLKDNEKNKPLRILIMELDGRLIEDEMKALQTSDRNTLYMINTDGQIVHLAGESNYGIGRRLPWWEMAPLPANEKATAVQMKVGRESFLIVTCISPKTGWILVNQIPLKQLSREAADIWVMTAVMIVISVILSVLIGMTIARRVGKPLAELSRLMQRGEQGDMNVRAEMRSRDEIGQVANSFNKMIGQLREALLLTARTAHLEAQVEMEAIQRKHAETLSQSVIILNKITRIEDIVRMSLSGIGTMAGCISAGVFAYEHGTQLLQETIGTVSDGSYDRWKDMQKNEQRWAVEEVPSGERCYSVAAGSLHVGVLFRFTCGPNDLPNESVLEALFTYASQAAATIENVRRYEEMERLATTDGLTGIWNRRHLMKLTELAFEQARINHSPVSILLFDIDRFKRINDEYGHSAGDEVLKHVSRIVSKRLRPGSIFGRYGGEEFMIVMPGSILDLAGVTAEALRKAVESSTVQLEDTELRFTASFGAAESDPGEPFAAVVNRADSALYQAKSEGRNRVIVHPNRPSIGGDRHEH; encoded by the coding sequence TTGGGGTGGCTTCGCGGCATGGTGCCGCATACCGTAAGCAGAAAATTGTTTTTGACTTTTTTTATTGCGATGTCCGTTCTTGTCTCGGTTTTCGGCGCTGTTTCATACAGGATTGCCGAATCCAAAATCGTTAACAAAGTGAAAGAAAACGCACTTCAAGCCGCCGAGCAGACGATAAAGCGGTTTGACTTGCGTTTCGCCGCATACGAACAGATGAACTTTCGTCCCACGGACGATCAAGAGATGCAGTTGGATCTGGTCGTAAGCAGCAGGCGGAGCGCAGAGGCACTGCCCTATGATAGCTTACAAGCTTCTACGAGATTGAAGAACGCATTATACGCCATGCGAATGACCGATCCGTTCATCCTTTCGTACACGCTGTACCCGTACGATTTAAAGACGACAGATGACTGGTATGAAGCGATTGTCGAGGGAAACGGAGCAAACGTTTGGCTCGAGACTAAGGAACGGGGGTTCATTTCCCCGCAATACGTCAATGTGTTCGGCGTCGGCAGGGTTCTGAAGGACAATGAAAAAAATAAGCCGCTTCGAATTCTTATTATGGAACTGGATGGACGATTGATCGAAGACGAGATGAAAGCGCTTCAAACAAGCGACCGCAACACCCTTTACATGATCAATACCGACGGCCAGATCGTTCACCTTGCCGGAGAGAGCAACTACGGGATCGGACGCCGATTGCCCTGGTGGGAGATGGCTCCACTCCCTGCCAACGAGAAGGCGACAGCGGTCCAGATGAAGGTCGGCAGGGAGTCCTTCCTGATCGTAACTTGCATCTCACCCAAAACGGGTTGGATATTGGTTAATCAGATCCCGTTAAAGCAGTTGTCAAGAGAAGCGGCGGACATCTGGGTGATGACGGCCGTTATGATCGTCATTTCCGTCATTCTATCCGTCTTAATCGGTATGACCATCGCTCGCCGAGTCGGCAAACCGCTGGCGGAATTAAGCCGCTTGATGCAACGAGGTGAGCAGGGGGATATGAATGTTCGTGCCGAGATGCGAAGCAGGGACGAGATCGGGCAAGTTGCGAACAGCTTCAATAAGATGATCGGACAACTCCGTGAAGCCTTGCTGCTTACCGCCAGAACCGCTCACTTGGAAGCGCAAGTCGAAATGGAGGCCATCCAACGAAAGCATGCGGAGACGTTAAGTCAAAGCGTGATCATACTAAATAAAATCACGAGGATCGAGGACATTGTCCGCATGTCGCTGTCCGGCATCGGAACGATGGCCGGTTGCATATCCGCCGGCGTATTCGCTTATGAACACGGAACTCAACTGCTGCAGGAAACAATCGGCACCGTCTCGGACGGGAGTTATGACAGATGGAAAGATATGCAGAAAAATGAGCAACGATGGGCTGTCGAGGAGGTTCCGAGCGGAGAACGGTGTTACAGCGTAGCGGCCGGATCGCTGCATGTCGGCGTGTTGTTCCGATTCACTTGCGGTCCGAACGACCTACCGAACGAATCGGTACTCGAAGCCCTGTTCACGTATGCCAGTCAAGCGGCGGCGACAATCGAGAACGTCCGGAGATACGAAGAGATGGAACGGCTGGCCACGACGGACGGTCTGACGGGTATCTGGAATCGCAGGCACTTGATGAAGTTGACCGAACTTGCTTTCGAGCAGGCAAGAATCAATCACTCGCCCGTATCGATTCTATTGTTCGATATCGATCGTTTCAAAAGAATCAATGATGAATATGGCCATTCTGCAGGCGACGAGGTGCTGAAACACGTATCGCGGATCGTCTCGAAGCGGCTGCGTCCGGGCAGTATTTTCGGCCGGTATGGCGGGGAAGAGTTTATGATTGTAATGCCCGGCTCGATCCTCGACTTAGCGGGAGTAACGGCCGAAGCGTTGCGAAAAGCGGTCGAATCTTCAACCGTCCAACTGGAAGACACCGAGTTGCGATTCACGGCAAGCTTCGGGGCGGCGGAGTCGGATCCGGGAGAGCCGTTCGCAGCTGTTGTTAACCGCGCGGATTCGGCGCTTTATCAAGCGAAATCGGAAGGACGGAATCGCGTCATCGTTCATCCTAACAGGCCGTCAATCGGAGGGGACCGACATGAACATTAA